In the Novosphingobium resinovorum genome, ACCGGCGCGAGAATCGCATTCTATAGAATATGGAACGCGCAAAAGCCCTCACCGCCGATCCCATCGCGCTGCAGGGCGCGTCCGTCACGCTGCGGCAGGCGGTGATCCATAGGCTGCGCGACCGGATCGTCGATGGCACCCTGGCGCCCGGCCTGCTGCTGCGCGAAAACGACCTGGCGCAGCGCATGGGCGTAAGCGCCACGCCCGTCCGCGAAGCGCTGGGCACGCTGGCGTCCGAAGGCCTCGTCGAAATCGAGGCGCACCGGCTCAAGCGCGTGACCCCGATCGACCGGACCGCGACGTGCGACCTGATGCGGGTGCAGGCGGAGTTGTGGCGGCTGGGATACCGCTGGGGCATGCCCAACCTTGGCGCGGCGCAAGTCGCCCTCCTCGACCAAGCGGTCGCCCGCTACCGCGCCGCGCTAGATAGCGGCGAATACATGGCCGCGATCCGGGCGGGGCTCGATTTTCACACCGTGTTCATCATGGCTTCGCAGAACCGCGAACTGTTGCGTTCCACGCTCGACCGGCGCGGCTTGATCGCCCGCTACATCTTCCTGCACGGCATTCAGACGCTCACCTCGGTCGGCCTTTCCCAGCACGTAAGCATCCTGAGCGCCTTCCGGTCGGGCGACCACACGGCGGTTCTGGCCTGCCTTGACCGGATGGCCGCGCGCCTCGTGGCGCTGTGCGACGACGTCGGCGACACCTTTTCCCACCAGTAAGGACGACCATGGATTTCGAACTCCCCGAGGAATATCGCGCGTTCCGCGACACCGTCCGCCGCTGGGTCGACAAGGAAGTGCCCAAGGCCTGGGCGCGAGAACTCGAACGCGACGAGCACGCCTATCCCTTCGCCTTGTGGGACAAGTTCACCGAGGCCGGCTTCCACGGCGTCGGCATCGCGGAGGAGTTCGACGGGCAGGGCGGCGACGTCGTCATGCAGATGCTGCTGGCACGCGAGCTTGCACGGTCGCTGGGAGGGCTCGCGTGGATCTGGGGCATCACCAGCTTTGCCGGCTCCAAGTCCATCGGGCTTTACGGGTCGCCCGAACAGAAGGCGAAGTACCTGCCGCTGATCGCCACCGGGCAACTCAAGGCGGCGATCGCCTTCACCGAACCGGGCGGCGGCACCGACCTGCTGGGCGCGATGGCGACCACGGCGGAAACGGTCGACGGCGGCTGGAAGCTGAACGGCGAGAAGATCTGGTCGTCGTCCGCGCACGTCGCCGATTACCTGCTCGTCATCGCGCGGAGCGACAGGAATGCCGAGAAGAAGCATCTGGGCCTGACGCTGTTCTGGGTGCCGACGAAGACCGCTGGCGTGACGATCACCCCGCTCGCCAAGCTCGGCATGCGCTCGATGGGCAGCTGTTCGGTCCATTTTGAGGATGCGTTCGTGGCCGACGAACAGGTCCTGGGAGAGCCGGATAAGGCCTGGTACATGCTGCTACCCACGCTTAACAACGAGCGCGTCATGGTCGGCGCGTTCTGCTTGGGCGTGATCGATGGGGTGCTGGAAGACGCGCTCGACTACGCGAAGCAGCGCAAGGCGTTCGGCGGCATCATCGGCCGTTTCCAGGCGTTGCAGCACTACATCGCCGACATCGCCACGATGCAGAAGACCACCGAACTGATGCTGCACTACTGCGCGCACAAGCAGGCGCGCGGAGAGAACGTGGGCGTCGAGGCCAACATGCTGAAGCTGATGGCGTCCGAGAACGCCAATGCCGCGGCGGACCTGGGCATCCAGATCCTGGGCGGCATGGGCTATTCGGCGGAAACCGACATGCAGCGCTACTGGCGCGACAGCCGGCTGTGGCGGATCGGGCCGATCACCAACGAGATGGTGCGCAATGGGATCGCCGAAAGCCTCGGCCTGCCCCGCTCCTTTTAAGCGACCGCCAAGCAGGAGGATACGAGAGATGATGTTCGCGCAGCAGCCCATTCCGGGCCACGTGCCGGCCGAACTGGTCGCGCCTGACTTTCCGTTCATTTTCGGGCTGACGACCGAGCAGGACCCCTTCGACGACCTGGCGATGCACGTCCACGAGGGCCCGGACATCGTCTATGCGCCGCACGCTTATCCGGGCGGTACGGCGGCATGGGTGCCGCGCCGGATGGCGCACTTGCGCGCCATCTACCT is a window encoding:
- a CDS encoding GntR family transcriptional regulator; translated protein: MERAKALTADPIALQGASVTLRQAVIHRLRDRIVDGTLAPGLLLRENDLAQRMGVSATPVREALGTLASEGLVEIEAHRLKRVTPIDRTATCDLMRVQAELWRLGYRWGMPNLGAAQVALLDQAVARYRAALDSGEYMAAIRAGLDFHTVFIMASQNRELLRSTLDRRGLIARYIFLHGIQTLTSVGLSQHVSILSAFRSGDHTAVLACLDRMAARLVALCDDVGDTFSHQ
- a CDS encoding acyl-CoA dehydrogenase family protein, which gives rise to MDFELPEEYRAFRDTVRRWVDKEVPKAWARELERDEHAYPFALWDKFTEAGFHGVGIAEEFDGQGGDVVMQMLLARELARSLGGLAWIWGITSFAGSKSIGLYGSPEQKAKYLPLIATGQLKAAIAFTEPGGGTDLLGAMATTAETVDGGWKLNGEKIWSSSAHVADYLLVIARSDRNAEKKHLGLTLFWVPTKTAGVTITPLAKLGMRSMGSCSVHFEDAFVADEQVLGEPDKAWYMLLPTLNNERVMVGAFCLGVIDGVLEDALDYAKQRKAFGGIIGRFQALQHYIADIATMQKTTELMLHYCAHKQARGENVGVEANMLKLMASENANAAADLGIQILGGMGYSAETDMQRYWRDSRLWRIGPITNEMVRNGIAESLGLPRSF